In Thermodesulfobacteriota bacterium, the genomic window AAAGACATTTCTCCAGAGTTCGGAGCCTCAACTTTCTTCAGGCCAGACTTGTACTACCGGTTGAATGTCTTCAGTATCGAGCTACCCCCATTGCGCGCTCGTAAAGAAGACATCAGGCCCCTTTCGGAAGCATTTCTGGCCAAGATGAACGGGGTCGAAGGCAGCCGCAAGATTTTGTCCAAGGGTGCGCTGGACGTCATGTGTAAGTATGATTGGCCCGGAAACGTCAGAGAGCTGGAGAATTCGATCAGGAGGGCCTTCTATGTGGCGCGGGACGAGAACATGTTGGAGCCGCGGCATCTTCCGAAATCGGTGATCGGATACAAGGCACGTCTC contains:
- a CDS encoding helix-turn-helix domain-containing protein, whose product is KDISPEFGASTFFRPDLYYRLNVFSIELPPLRARKEDIRPLSEAFLAKMNGVEGSRKILSKGALDVMCKYDWPGNVRELENSIRRAFYVARDENMLEPRHLPKSVIGYKARLPASGAFVQERILGPPLLGREPPTGCDGAVSLHHTEEQKIARAIAVSGHNMSRASRMLGISRSTLYRKVKSLSIAVPDDFPYRRAGG